From a region of the Zingiber officinale cultivar Zhangliang chromosome 10B, Zo_v1.1, whole genome shotgun sequence genome:
- the LOC122030369 gene encoding uncharacterized protein LOC122030369: protein MLLVPLLSVAHECKRKFLQFLSCHKQLLTAILQCPFEPVQEKKLRIRYPMETCKTLTLYIQSMGKTYVVFVGREPGIYETWVEASDHVIRFKGAIYKSFKSREEAEKAFEAYLDKKSAPTSFAPSRNEISCATSSSRSSSNLERKLSKAEKIIKLKDALKELERQLDSLMISDDNDDD, encoded by the exons ATGCTCCTCGTCCCGCTTTTGAGTGTGGCTCATGAATGCAAAAGGAAATTTCTTCAATTTTTATCCTGCCACAAGCAGCTCTTGACAGCTATCCTGCAATGTCCTTTCGAGCCAGTGCAGGAGAAAAAGCTGCGTATAAGATATCCCATG GAAACTTGCAAAACTTTGACTCTTTATATCCAATCCATG GGAAAaacatatgttgtatttgttggacGCGAACCGGGAATTTATGAAACATGGGTAGAAGCTTCTGATCATGTTATTCGCTTTAAGGGCGCTATATACAAATCTTTCAAAAGTAGAGAGGAGGCAGAAAAAGCTTTTGAGGCATACTTAGATAAAAAatctgcaccaacttcctttgcacCAAGTCGAAATGAAATATCATGTGCAACTTCAAGTTCAAGGTCAAGTTCAAATTTAGAGAGAAAACTTTCAAAAGctgaaaaaattattaagttgaaaGATGCATTGAAAGAGTTAGAACGTCAATTGGATTCTCTTATGATTagtgatgataatgatgatgattag
- the LOC122030370 gene encoding pentatricopeptide repeat-containing protein At1g63150-like, which produces MKFFRSMDVSVVPANTVIYHILVDSYCKNQKVYASIDLFNVIQKQYILPNATIYTSIFKVLRIITCLIKLSSLWKRRVHRDANQNVTMDVLTGWLTAISETD; this is translated from the coding sequence ATGAAGTTCTTCAGGAGCATGGATGTGTCAGTGGTGCCAGCCAACACTGTTATTTATCACATCCTCGTTGATTCTTATTGTAAGAATCAAAAAGTTTATGCCTCAATAGACCTCTTCAACGTGATCCAAAAACAATATATATTGCCCAACGCCACTATCTACACCTCCATTTTCAAGGTCTTGAGGATCATAACATGTCTGATAAAGCTTTCGAGCTTATGGAAGAGACGAGTTCACAGGGATGCAAACCAAAATGTGACAATGGATGTTCTTACAGGATGGTTAACTGCTATCAGCGAGACTGACTGA